One window of Methanogenium organophilum genomic DNA carries:
- a CDS encoding 5-(carboxyamino)imidazole ribonucleotide mutase — MVDVAVIAGSASDGEIVSKATIVLDEESITYDFQVLSAHRDPEELATYVKNSEAKVFITIAGLSAALPGVVASLTEKPVIGVPVAAGTLGGLDALLAIAQMPRGVPVACVGIGNGANAAHLAVRILKM, encoded by the coding sequence ATGGTAGACGTGGCAGTGATCGCCGGTTCGGCATCAGATGGAGAAATTGTAAGCAAAGCAACAATTGTACTTGATGAAGAGAGTATCACCTATGACTTTCAGGTTCTCTCAGCCCACCGGGACCCGGAGGAACTGGCTACATATGTAAAGAATTCTGAGGCAAAGGTGTTTATTACCATTGCAGGACTCTCCGCGGCACTTCCGGGGGTCGTTGCATCCCTGACGGAAAAACCGGTCATAGGCGTTCCCGTTGCAGCAGGCACCCTCGGCGGCTTGGACGCACTCCTCGCAATCGCCCAGATGCCCCGAGGTGTTCCGGTGGCCTGTGTCGGCATTGGGAACGGTGCCAACGCCGCCCACCTTGCGGTGCGCATTCTAAAGATGTAA
- a CDS encoding pyridoxal-phosphate-dependent aminotransferase family protein, whose protein sequence is MQNESLLLMPGPVPMPERVRFAMARQAMNHRGAEFGQVVEETTTMLKEIFCTKNDLLTISGSGTAGMEAAISNFCQGKKIACLVNGKFGDRLYKVSQRYGDPVALTSDWGTPLPLEALENALEEGAEAVTLVHNETSAAILNPAEEVGRLAQKHGALFIMDGITSIGADEVYPDKWGVDVAITGSQKCLAAPAGLAAVSVSQKAWDAQCENPPFYLDLPAYKKSADKNQTPFTPAVPLYLALREACAIALEEGMEARIARHRKMADAVRTAVDVWGLSLFAQPDALHSYSNTATAICYPEGITDAAIRGKVKDLGIEVSGGQDHIKGKIFRIGTMGATGAPELLAVLAMVQGAFNAAGYSLKGDGVSAACEVLLA, encoded by the coding sequence ATGCAAAATGAATCACTTCTTTTAATGCCAGGCCCGGTCCCCATGCCGGAACGTGTACGGTTTGCGATGGCACGACAGGCAATGAACCACCGCGGCGCGGAGTTTGGCCAGGTCGTTGAAGAGACAACCACGATGCTCAAAGAGATCTTCTGTACCAAAAACGATCTTTTAACGATAAGCGGCTCCGGAACGGCCGGTATGGAGGCTGCGATCTCCAACTTCTGTCAGGGCAAAAAGATTGCATGCCTTGTCAACGGAAAGTTTGGTGACCGCCTCTACAAGGTGAGCCAGCGCTATGGTGACCCGGTCGCATTAACATCTGATTGGGGCACTCCTCTACCGCTTGAAGCGCTGGAGAATGCGCTTGAAGAAGGTGCGGAGGCAGTCACCCTCGTGCACAATGAGACCTCTGCTGCCATCCTGAATCCGGCAGAGGAAGTCGGGCGCCTTGCACAGAAGCACGGGGCACTCTTCATTATGGACGGTATCACCTCCATCGGTGCGGATGAGGTATATCCGGACAAATGGGGTGTGGATGTAGCAATCACCGGGTCACAAAAGTGTCTTGCCGCACCGGCAGGACTTGCGGCCGTCTCGGTCTCGCAGAAAGCATGGGATGCACAGTGTGAGAACCCGCCATTCTACCTTGACCTTCCGGCATACAAAAAGAGCGCTGACAAGAACCAGACCCCGTTCACCCCTGCCGTGCCGCTCTATCTCGCCCTGCGTGAAGCGTGTGCCATCGCACTTGAGGAGGGTATGGAAGCCCGGATTGCACGCCACCGGAAGATGGCGGATGCCGTCCGGACAGCGGTGGATGTCTGGGGCCTCTCTCTCTTTGCACAGCCTGATGCTCTGCACTCCTATTCCAACACCGCAACCGCGATCTGCTATCCTGAAGGTATCACCGATGCAGCCATCCGCGGAAAAGTCAAAGACCTTGGCATTGAAGTTTCCGGAGGGCAGGACCACATTAAAGGGAAGATATTCCGCATCGGAACCATGGGCGCCACTGGTGCACCTGAACTTCTTGCCGTCCTTGCAATGGTGCAGGGCGCATTCAACGCGGCAGGATACTCCCTCAAGGGCGACGGAGTCTCTGCCGCCTGCGAGGTGCTTCTTGCATGA
- the ribC gene encoding riboflavin synthase produces the protein MKVGVCDTTFARVNMGAAAVDELRRHASVAIERYTVPGVKDLPVAAKILIEERGCDIVMALGMPGGKEKDRLCAHEASQGLIQCQLMTNHHIIEVFVHEDEAKDDKELAWLAEQRAREHAENTVKLILRPDALIKEAGTGQRQGFEDAGPARH, from the coding sequence ATGAAAGTCGGGGTCTGTGACACCACCTTCGCCCGTGTCAACATGGGCGCTGCCGCGGTGGACGAGCTCAGGCGCCACGCGTCTGTTGCAATCGAACGCTACACGGTACCTGGGGTAAAAGACCTCCCCGTTGCTGCAAAGATCCTTATCGAGGAGCGGGGTTGTGACATTGTGATGGCTCTCGGTATGCCCGGCGGCAAGGAGAAGGACCGCCTTTGTGCCCACGAGGCATCACAGGGTCTGATCCAGTGTCAGCTGATGACCAACCATCACATCATTGAGGTATTTGTCCACGAGGACGAGGCAAAAGACGACAAGGAGCTTGCATGGCTTGCCGAACAACGGGCTCGTGAACATGCAGAGAATACAGTGAAGCTGATTCTCCGCCCCGATGCGCTCATAAAAGAGGCGGGCACCGGTCAGCGCCAGGGATTTGAGGATGCAGGTCCCGCCCGCCACTAA
- the ribH gene encoding 6,7-dimethyl-8-ribityllumazine synthase codes for MAVKLGFVVAEFNRDLTYMMEIEGEEHAKFLGAEVTEKFYVPGAYDMPLAIKKMLEDGDVDAVVTIGCVIEGATQHDEIVVQHAARKIIDLSLEYNKPVTLGISGPGMTRLEAHQRIDYARRAVESAIKLVQRLA; via the coding sequence ATGGCTGTTAAACTCGGATTTGTTGTCGCAGAATTCAACCGTGACCTGACCTATATGATGGAAATTGAAGGCGAAGAACATGCAAAGTTCCTCGGTGCCGAAGTCACCGAGAAGTTCTATGTCCCCGGTGCCTATGATATGCCGCTTGCCATCAAGAAGATGCTCGAAGACGGCGATGTCGATGCGGTTGTAACCATTGGTTGTGTTATTGAGGGTGCCACCCAGCACGATGAGATCGTCGTCCAGCATGCAGCCCGGAAAATAATCGATCTCTCTCTGGAGTACAACAAACCGGTCACGCTTGGCATCTCCGGCCCCGGCATGACCCGGCTTGAGGCACACCAGAGAATTGATTACGCCCGTCGTGCTGTTGAGTCGGCAATCAAGCTCGTCCAGCGGTTAGCATGA
- a CDS encoding pyridoxal phosphate-dependent aminotransferase, producing the protein MKALSRKVADIAPSATIEISDRAAQMRAAGIDVIGLSIGEPDFPTPAHITRACINALERGETHYAPSPGIPALREAISQKLETENDIPCTPGQVIVACGAKDSIYEAMEATLNPGDEVIIIDPSWVSYEPCVQLSGGVPVHCGVRESDFQVDDSLLEAITPNTKMIICNSPSNPSGAVMNDASLRLIADAATDNDCYVLSDEIYEKLIYGKDHVSIGSFDGMADRTITVNGFSKAYAMTGWRIGYAAAPDPVAKQMIKVQQHTISHPATFAMHGAVAALTGDQQCVEEMRCEFDVRRQYLTGALHEMGYETAPAEGAFYAYVKTGGDDMAVSARWLADAHVAVTPGTAFGTPGWVRLSYAASLDRLKEAMHRIAVLPEK; encoded by the coding sequence ATGAAAGCACTCTCCCGGAAAGTGGCAGACATCGCACCGTCTGCAACGATAGAGATATCTGACCGGGCAGCACAGATGCGGGCGGCAGGCATCGATGTCATCGGGCTCTCCATCGGGGAGCCGGACTTCCCGACCCCCGCTCACATCACCCGGGCATGCATCAATGCCTTGGAACGTGGAGAGACTCACTATGCCCCTTCCCCCGGTATTCCGGCACTCCGTGAGGCGATTTCCCAGAAGCTGGAGACGGAGAATGATATTCCCTGTACACCGGGGCAGGTCATCGTTGCCTGCGGCGCAAAAGACTCTATCTATGAAGCCATGGAGGCAACCCTCAACCCCGGTGACGAGGTCATAATCATCGACCCCTCGTGGGTCAGTTACGAACCCTGCGTGCAGCTGTCGGGCGGGGTGCCGGTCCATTGCGGGGTCCGTGAGAGCGATTTTCAGGTGGACGACTCCCTCCTTGAGGCAATCACCCCGAATACGAAGATGATCATCTGTAACAGTCCGTCCAACCCGTCGGGTGCCGTAATGAACGATGCCTCCCTCCGGCTGATTGCCGATGCGGCAACCGACAATGACTGCTATGTACTCTCGGATGAAATATACGAGAAGCTCATCTACGGAAAAGACCATGTCTCCATCGGTTCGTTTGACGGCATGGCCGACCGTACCATTACGGTAAATGGGTTTTCCAAGGCATATGCAATGACCGGCTGGCGTATCGGGTATGCAGCGGCCCCTGATCCGGTGGCAAAACAGATGATCAAGGTCCAGCAGCACACGATTAGCCACCCGGCCACCTTTGCGATGCATGGCGCAGTGGCGGCTCTGACCGGTGATCAGCAGTGTGTCGAAGAGATGCGATGTGAGTTTGACGTCCGCCGTCAGTATCTTACCGGTGCCCTGCATGAGATGGGCTATGAGACGGCGCCTGCAGAGGGTGCCTTCTACGCCTACGTAAAGACTGGCGGAGATGATATGGCAGTGTCTGCACGATGGCTCGCGGACGCCCATGTGGCAGTCACCCCGGGAACGGCCTTCGGCACCCCCGGATGGGTTCGCCTCTCCTACGCAGCATCTCTGGACCGCCTGAAAGAGGCGATGCACCGCATCGCTGTTCTTCCGGAAAAATAA
- a CDS encoding arsenate-mycothiol transferase ArsC has product MTPDPHRVLFVCTYNSVRSPMAAAILNAVASERYVAESAGLFPSPVDPGVVSVMRERGIDLSSHCPRSLGDCSSSAYGTIIVLSPAVREYAYSLPPAGRLISLDIPVPGAKGADGLDGLRQLCRVLADAIGDCFPDAGVVF; this is encoded by the coding sequence ATGACTCCTGACCCGCACCGCGTCCTTTTTGTCTGCACGTATAATTCAGTCCGTTCACCGATGGCTGCGGCAATCCTGAATGCAGTGGCATCGGAAAGATATGTGGCAGAGAGTGCCGGTCTCTTCCCGTCCCCGGTGGATCCCGGGGTGGTGTCTGTGATGCGCGAGAGGGGAATTGACCTGTCGTCCCATTGCCCGCGTTCTCTCGGTGACTGTTCATCATCTGCCTATGGCACCATCATTGTTCTTTCACCAGCGGTGCGGGAGTATGCGTATTCCCTCCCTCCTGCGGGCAGGCTCATCTCCCTGGATATTCCGGTCCCCGGTGCAAAAGGGGCGGACGGGCTGGACGGACTCCGTCAGCTCTGCCGGGTGCTCGCGGATGCTATTGGGGATTGCTTCCCGGATGCAGGCGTTGTTTTCTGA
- a CDS encoding cation diffusion facilitator family transporter — MNYRRVRNTLILTFFMNLFVSLAKGIVGALAGSVSMVADAFHSLFDSVSNIVGLISIQIADTPPDLRHQYGHGKFETIGTMVVGSLLLITGFVVGYEGFGRFFSGTVPEITPVTVAVMLVTICVNITISLYERRIGKEENSSFLLADSQHTASDIFVSLSVLGGFVFIWLGYPVADAIIALGIAVLIIKMGAEILYNAVQVLTDASAPVDYDMITRIIETTEGVRSYHDFRCRGKPGEIFCDLHVVVDPDITVREGHLIGNRVRDRLKGEVGGVVDVIVHIDPYYGGAISLAAEKDTDKDTVYAK, encoded by the coding sequence GTGAATTACCGGCGTGTACGTAATACTCTCATACTGACCTTTTTCATGAACCTCTTTGTATCCCTTGCAAAGGGGATTGTCGGAGCCCTTGCCGGCTCCGTGAGTATGGTTGCCGATGCATTTCACTCCCTCTTTGATTCGGTATCAAACATTGTGGGACTCATCAGTATTCAGATCGCCGATACTCCCCCGGATCTCCGGCACCAGTATGGGCACGGGAAGTTTGAGACCATCGGTACGATGGTGGTCGGCTCCCTGCTTCTGATCACCGGGTTTGTTGTTGGATACGAGGGTTTTGGACGGTTCTTTTCCGGAACTGTTCCTGAAATAACTCCGGTCACCGTTGCAGTGATGCTCGTAACCATCTGTGTGAATATCACTATTTCCCTCTATGAGCGCCGAATCGGTAAAGAAGAGAACAGTTCTTTTCTTCTGGCCGATTCGCAGCATACGGCAAGTGATATCTTTGTATCGCTCTCTGTACTCGGCGGTTTTGTCTTCATCTGGCTGGGGTATCCGGTGGCAGATGCCATCATCGCACTCGGGATTGCCGTTCTTATCATAAAGATGGGGGCTGAGATCCTCTATAATGCGGTGCAGGTGCTCACAGATGCATCAGCCCCGGTTGATTATGACATGATTACGAGGATCATTGAGACAACGGAAGGTGTCCGCAGCTACCATGATTTCCGCTGCCGGGGAAAACCCGGTGAGATTTTCTGCGATCTGCATGTGGTGGTCGATCCGGATATTACCGTCCGTGAGGGCCATCTCATCGGCAACCGGGTACGTGACCGTCTCAAAGGGGAAGTGGGGGGTGTGGTGGATGTAATTGTACATATCGACCCGTACTATGGCGGTGCAATATCGCTGGCTGCAGAGAAGGATACTGATAAGGATACCGTATATGCAAAATAA
- a CDS encoding arsenate reductase/protein-tyrosine-phosphatase family protein — translation MKQDILFVCNHNAGRSQMAEAYMNTRYGERYAAFSAGNYPSASMSEYTIRVMEEAGIVMTGHSPKPLTSFMGRQFDTIARLCDCSGTCPVLPPARRVIDHPFPDPSEFVGSDGDIMAGFRHVRDLVFAWVDEIFGVAAGVRITWQRPEGPMPPAILCSDTGRQLQDVIHDICLQLTNRGIPCTIAEEDGPLQLSFNGVPFEEIVPIYIPKSCSMCGSCDGSEGECAGGRRYEGIPESVVRLAGMRAAGLK, via the coding sequence ATGAAACAGGACATTCTTTTCGTCTGTAATCATAATGCAGGCAGGTCACAGATGGCGGAGGCATATATGAATACCCGCTACGGGGAGCGGTATGCTGCATTTTCGGCAGGCAACTATCCCTCTGCATCAATGAGTGAATACACCATCCGGGTGATGGAGGAGGCAGGTATTGTGATGACGGGGCATTCACCAAAACCACTTACATCGTTTATGGGCCGGCAGTTCGACACGATTGCCCGTCTCTGTGACTGCTCGGGCACCTGCCCGGTTCTGCCACCTGCCCGCCGGGTGATTGACCACCCCTTCCCCGATCCGTCAGAGTTCGTTGGAAGTGATGGTGATATCATGGCGGGATTTCGACATGTCCGTGACCTTGTCTTTGCCTGGGTTGACGAAATCTTTGGTGTAGCAGCAGGTGTCAGGATTACCTGGCAGCGCCCGGAAGGGCCCATGCCGCCTGCGATTCTCTGTTCCGATACCGGACGACAGCTGCAGGATGTTATCCATGACATCTGTCTACAGCTCACAAATAGGGGTATTCCCTGCACCATTGCAGAAGAGGATGGCCCCCTGCAGTTGTCCTTTAACGGTGTCCCCTTTGAGGAGATCGTCCCCATATATATACCGAAGTCCTGCTCGATGTGCGGGTCCTGTGATGGCTCCGAGGGGGAATGCGCCGGCGGGAGGCGGTATGAGGGTATCCCGGAGTCTGTGGTGCGGCTTGCTGGCATGCGTGCGGCGGGCCTGAAATAA
- a CDS encoding helix-turn-helix transcriptional regulator, translating into MQTRMKEFRARMGMTQAALAEAVGVRRETIVFLEKGKYNPSLRLAWQVASALETSIDELFLFGDEDK; encoded by the coding sequence ATTCAGACACGCATGAAGGAGTTTCGGGCGCGTATGGGCATGACACAGGCAGCTCTCGCAGAAGCGGTCGGTGTCCGGCGTGAGACGATTGTCTTTCTCGAGAAGGGGAAATACAATCCATCACTCAGGCTTGCCTGGCAGGTGGCCTCTGCCCTTGAGACATCCATTGATGAACTGTTCCTGTTCGGAGATGAAGACAAATGA
- a CDS encoding YIP1 family protein: MMNITDLLLRPAAFFPGRIEGDKPDLKMPLVIVLLYGIVSALSAANVSSVTMAMMPAEIAGMGTMIIGIGVVSAFIGALIYWVIIAAVFHGISALRGGKGDFQRTLAVAGYGALPMIFGSILSGIIIYFTLSDVTIRPISDPMQVSAAVTELMSTPSMQIAGVVSLLFVLWSANIWVFGMQEARNLSGKDALITVGIPVLIYCLMTILPLIW, from the coding sequence ATGATGAATATTACTGATCTTCTGCTCCGGCCTGCGGCCTTCTTTCCCGGCCGCATAGAGGGGGATAAACCGGACCTGAAGATGCCTCTTGTAATTGTACTGCTCTATGGCATTGTGAGCGCACTCTCTGCTGCGAATGTCTCATCGGTGACGATGGCAATGATGCCTGCAGAGATTGCAGGGATGGGAACCATGATAATTGGCATCGGTGTTGTTTCGGCATTTATCGGTGCTTTAATTTACTGGGTGATCATTGCTGCCGTCTTTCATGGCATATCTGCCCTGCGGGGTGGGAAAGGGGATTTCCAGCGCACCCTTGCGGTGGCCGGATATGGTGCCCTGCCTATGATATTCGGGAGCATCCTCTCCGGGATTATCATCTACTTCACGCTCTCGGATGTGACCATACGCCCGATATCCGATCCGATGCAGGTCAGCGCTGCCGTAACTGAACTCATGTCCACTCCCTCTATGCAGATAGCAGGAGTCGTATCGCTCCTTTTCGTCCTCTGGAGTGCAAATATCTGGGTATTCGGGATGCAGGAGGCACGAAACCTCTCCGGAAAAGATGCCCTGATAACAGTTGGTATTCCGGTTCTGATTTACTGTCTGATGACCATCCTTCCGCTTATTTGGTGA